TCGGGCTGGTGGTGTACCTGGCCGTGACCCGCAAGGACGTCGCGGACCCCGGGCGCGTGACGCGGCAGGCGGCCTGAACGGTTCCGAAGACGTTCAGGAAGCGTTCAGGCGATCACCGACAAGGTCGGACACCACGGTCGGCCTCGCGGTCGACCCGTGTGTCGCAGGGCGCCCGTCGCGCGGAGACGGGTCCCCTTTCACACCCCCCACGAACAGGAGTGTCCGACCATGGAGAACCCCGAAGTCCTCACCGACTTAGACGTTGCCGCCCGGCAGCAACGAGCCGCGACCACGGCCAGGTCGGTGATGAAGAAACTGCCCGAGGTCACCCTCGCCTTCTGGATCATGAAAGTCGCGGCGACGACCCTGGGCGAGACGGCCGGCGACCTCTTCGCCCAGACCCTGAAGCTCGGCTACTTCCTCACCACGATCGCCCTGTTCCTGCTCTTCGTGGTGACCCTGGTCGTTCAGCTACGCTCCCGCCGCTACAACCCGTTCTTCTACTGGACGGTCATCCTGTCGACCAGCATGGCCGGTACCACGATGTCCGACTTCATGAACCGCGACGCCAGCACCAAGTACCTCTCGAGCGGCGCCACTTCGCTGGGCTGGGGACCCCAGGGCCTCGGCCTCGGATACCCGACGGGCGCGGCGATCCTGATCTCGATCCTGGTCGTCATCTTCGCCGTCTGGAAGCTGACCGGGATGACGTTCGTCATCCGCGACATCGTCAGCTTCCGCGGCGAGGTGCTGTTCTGGTCGGCGATCCTCGTCTCCAACACCCTCGGCACCTCGATGGGCGACTTCCTGTCCGACAGTTCAGGCCTCGGCTACGCGGGCGGGGCGGCGCTGGTGACCGGTGTCCTGCTGGTGCTGGTGGCCCTGATGAGGGCGCCCGTCGTGCCGAACGTGCTGCTCTTCTGGATCGCCTTCGTGCTGACCCGCCCGCTCGGCGCGACAGCCGGTGACTTCCTGACCAAGCCGGTCGCGAAGGGCGGTCTCGACCTCGGTACGGCGGGTTCCTCGGCCGTGCTGTTGGCCGTACTGGTCGGTCTGACGGGTTACGCCCACGCTCAGGAGCGCCGCAGCCTCGCTCCGTCTGCGGCCCTGCCTCCGGAGACGGGCGAGTACGACCAGGCCACCGAACGGGCCGACTGAGCGCGAACCCCGCCACGCTCGTCCGGCAGGCGCGGGAGAGCGTCCTGCGCCCACCTCGGCGCCTGACCGCTTCAGCGTGTCGAGAGAGGATGCGCCTGCCGGATTCGTCCGGCGAGGATGAGAGCGCCACCGGGAGGTGGGCCGGTGTTCAGGAGGCCATGTCCGGCCTGCCAGGCACGCGACACGCCCGGGAGGAATTCGTGAGGCACGCCCGCAACACGTCTGCCACGCCCGAACCGTCGGACGGACCTGCCCGAGGGCTTTCGGCGTGGCGGTTCGTGTTGGTGTTCGGGGGCGTCAGTCTGCTGATGGACTTCGTCTACCTCTGATCTTGCGCAGTGCTCCGTCCTTTAGGGCGGAGGTGAGGCACGGAGGCGCGAAGCGCCGGAGTTCTCTGCGTCTGCGTGGTGAGGGTCAGGTGGGTCGCTGCTGGTTCTCGATGTACTGGCGGACGACGGTGAGCGGTGCGCCGCCGCATGATCCGGCGAAGTAGGAGCCGGACCAGAAGTGTCCGCCCCACAGGTACCGGCGGACATGCGCGTCGTACTCCTGGCGGAGTCGGCGCGAGCTGACGCCCTTGAGGGAGTTGACCAGCTTGGAGAGCTGGACTTTGGGCGGGTAGTGCACGAGCAGGTGGATGTGGTCCTGTTCGCCGTTGAACTGTTTCAGCTCGGCCTCGAAGTCGTCGCAGACCTCCCGCATGATCTCTTCGGTGCGGGTAAGCATGGCGTCGGTGAACGCCTTCCGCCGGTACTTCGTGACAAAAACCAAGTGAACGTGCAGGTTGTAGACAACATGGCGACCGGTTCTGACATCGGGATTAGGGTTCCAGCGCGGTGACATAAACCAATGCTAAACTCCCGGCTGTGAATCACGACACCCTGGTCAAGCGGCAGTTCGGGCACCGTGCCCGGCTTGCGCTGTCGCCTGCCGAGGTGCTGAAGACAGAC
The Streptomyces sp. NBC_01485 genome window above contains:
- a CDS encoding COG4705 family protein: MENPEVLTDLDVAARQQRAATTARSVMKKLPEVTLAFWIMKVAATTLGETAGDLFAQTLKLGYFLTTIALFLLFVVTLVVQLRSRRYNPFFYWTVILSTSMAGTTMSDFMNRDASTKYLSSGATSLGWGPQGLGLGYPTGAAILISILVVIFAVWKLTGMTFVIRDIVSFRGEVLFWSAILVSNTLGTSMGDFLSDSSGLGYAGGAALVTGVLLVLVALMRAPVVPNVLLFWIAFVLTRPLGATAGDFLTKPVAKGGLDLGTAGSSAVLLAVLVGLTGYAHAQERRSLAPSAALPPETGEYDQATERAD
- the tnpA gene encoding IS200/IS605 family transposase, giving the protein MSPRWNPNPDVRTGRHVVYNLHVHLVFVTKYRRKAFTDAMLTRTEEIMREVCDDFEAELKQFNGEQDHIHLLVHYPPKVQLSKLVNSLKGVSSRRLRQEYDAHVRRYLWGGHFWSGSYFAGSCGGAPLTVVRQYIENQQRPT